A genomic window from Zootoca vivipara chromosome Z, rZooViv1.1, whole genome shotgun sequence includes:
- the KCNE5 gene encoding potassium voltage-gated channel subfamily E regulatory beta subunit 5 has translation MQGPMNCSESLRIQVLLSRLWQELHGGGAAPNAIRKGSSLLDDSLPAPSQATAAGSKAGADDAYLYILLIMIFYGCLAGGLILAYTRSRKLESKHDPYHLYIESDWTARTGSLGRGGGGPGTKLAAVAGEPSLGEGMLAAASGERGSSGDDSEHL, from the coding sequence ATGCAGGGGCCGATGAACTGCAGCGAAAGTCTCCGAATCCAGGTCCTCCTGAGCCGGCTCTGGCAGGAGCTGCACGGCGGCGGCGCTGCTCCCAATGCCATCCGCAAAGGCAGCAGCCTCCTCGACGACTCACTCCCGGCTCCAAGCCAGGCGACAGCGGCGGGCAGCAAAGCGGGCGCAGACGATGCTTACCTGTACATCTTGCTCATCATGATATTCTATGGCTGCCTGGCCGGGGGCCTGATCCTGGCCTACACGCGCTccaggaagctggagtccaaGCACGACCCTTACCACTTGTACATCGAGAGCGACTGGACGGCGAGAACGGGAAGCCTGGGAAGGGGCGGAGGAGGACCAGGAACGAAGCTGGCGGCGGTGGCCGGGGAGCCTAGCTTGGGCGAGGGGATGCTGGCGGCTGCCAGCGGGGAGAGGGGGAGCAGCGGCGACGACAGCGAGCATCTGtga